From Hippoglossus stenolepis isolate QCI-W04-F060 chromosome 4, HSTE1.2, whole genome shotgun sequence, a single genomic window includes:
- the si:dkey-243k1.3 gene encoding endonuclease domain-containing 1 protein-like — protein MQSLVPLCALLLFLFSVRADVVGRFEDEPECMKYFYKEKVPEWGASTPGAARLCHRFVNRYHFATLYDTNHRIAVYAAYQFQPSNGGGREKRWFVEPQLVNLSWQAEMKDGYWLGKDHPGVYLGERQALNEDYTHSGFDRGHLNPNGHHAVPGRNATFTLTNVVPQNPKLNQNAWRIHESKLNDLFRSNCSQAYVLVGAVPSADNWIVKNNIKRVNIPDYLWNAYCCVDNNGRPLQSGAATARNTEDNWVENLSLDELGEFLQQSSNQPVGELFYNNCRA, from the exons ATGCAGAGCTTGGTACCTTTGtgtgctctcctcctcttcctcttctctgtccgTGCTGATGTTGTGGGACGTTTTGAG GATGAACCAGAATGTATGAAGTACTTCTATAAAGAGAAGGTGCCAGAGTGGGGGGCTTCTACTCCTGGGGCGGCCCGTCTCTGTCATCGCTTTGTCAACAG GTACCACTTTGCCACACTCTATGACACCAACCATCGCATTGCTGTCTACGCTGCCTATCAGTTCCAGCCCAGcaatggaggaggcagggagaagAGGTGGTTTGTAGAGCCTCAG CTGGTTAACTTGTCCTGGCAAGCTGAGATGAAGGATGGCTACTGGCTGGGGAAGGACCACCCTGGGGTCTACCTGGGAGAGAGACAGGCTCTGAATGAAGACTACACACACTCTGGCTTCGACCGGGGTCACCTTAACCCCAACGGACACCATGCAG TCCCTGGCCGCAACGCCACTTTCACCCTGACCAATGTGGTTCCCCAGAACCCCAAGCTGAACCAGAATGCCTGGAGGATCCACGAGTCCAAGCTCAACGACCTTTTCCGCAGCAACTGCTCTCAGGCCTATGTGCTGGTAGGTGCTGTTCCCTCAGCAGACAACTGGATtgtgaaaaacaacataaagcGTGTGAACATCCCAGACTACCTGTGGAATGCCTACTGCTGTGTTGACAACAATGGGAGGCCCCTGCAGAGCGGTGCTGCCACAGCGAGGAACACAGAGGACAACTGGGTGGAGAATCTCTCTCTGGATGAGCTGGGAGAATTCCTCCAGCAGTCCTCCAATCAGCCAGTAGGGGAGCTGTTTTACAATAATTGCAGGGCTTGA